CATAGAACAAAAATGATACGCATTATGATGGCGGATGATAATCGGGATTTTGTAGAGATGCTGTCTGACTATATTAATGGGCAGCCCGATATGGAGATCATCGGGATCGGGGCAAACGGGGAAGATATTCTGCAAAAACTGGCGTTTGAAGCGGAAGATCCGCCGGACGTGCTTTTGCTGGACGTAATTATGCCGCATCTGGACGGCCTTGGCGTTCTGGAGCGCTTGCCGGAGCTGGATCTGCAGCCGGTCCCTCAGATTATCATGCTGACAGCGTTTGGCCAGGAACATATTACCCAGCGAGCGGTGGAGCTGGGTGCAGCTTACTACATGCTGAAACCGTTTGAACTCAACGTGCTGGGTAGCCGGATCCGTCAGCTGGTTGGGAATCAAAAAGCAGTAGAAACAGCGGAAAGAGCTGCAGCCAAAAAAGCGGCAGCCGGGAAAAAAAGAAAACCCCCGGTCAATATCGATGCAGAGATTACTTCATTGCTGAATGAAATAGGGGTACCTCCTCATCTGAAAGGCTTTCATTATCTGCGGGATGCCATCCATCTGGTATATCATAATATTGAAATGCTTGGTGCCATCACGAAACTACTGTATCCGCAGATCGCTGAAAAGTACCATAGCACACCCAGCCGAATTGAGCGAGGTATTCGTCATTCTATTGAAGTGTCCTGGACGCGAGGAAAACGCGAGGCCATCATTGACCTTTTTGGATACGAGCGAAAATTGAAAAAAACTAAGCCAACCAACAGCGAGTTTATTGCCGTGGTAGCCGATCAATTACGCGTTCAGCATGGTAAAATATGATATGAAAGTAATCATTTAGGAGGGTTTGAGATGATCAGAACAACATTGGATGTGAAATTACAAGAGTCTAAACATCATTATGAGCACATGATTCAATATGTAAACGAAAAAGATCTAACAAAATTAAAGTATGAAATCAGCGCATTTATAAATGCGGCAAGAAGTATTCTGCAATATGCACATAAAACCGCAAAGCAGCAAGACAAAGAAAATGTATATAAGGAGCTGGTTAGTGCTAACCCCACTTTGAAATTTTTTAAAGATTTACGAGATGAGAATATACACACCAAATTAGTAGAGGTTACCGCTCATGCAAATGCAGAGATAACCATGGGCTTTATCATAAGACAAGAAAATACAACCGATGAAGAAATAGAAGGAATTAAAGCAGAACAAGCCAATCAAACTCCACTCCAAACCAGAACCATAGAACAATACTTTTTTGATGAGAAGCCTGAGGAGGAAGTACTTCCTTTATGTGAAAAATATCTTGTGGAATTAGAAAAATTCACCGCAGAGGCGAAGGTCAAAGGAATCGCACCTGTCATATAAATCATTCTATAAAAAGTCGTCCTTTAGCCTGTTAGCATGAAAGCCAGGTAAAGGGCGACTTTTATAATCGATCAGTAATCCATAAAGTAAGCCGATCCGGAAGACGGCGGCGGGCTTTTCATAAACGGATCTTTATTCATTCTTACACTCTCCAGCGAATCGGGATCATCCCAAAGGATATGACCAGCTTCCTGAAGCGATTCTAAGCGCTTCATCAGTTCCGGCTGGCTCAACCCTGTCCGAGCTTTGAGAAGCGACCAGGGCGGCATGCTCCGGTGCTTGGTGTAGTGATTAAACAGGATCCGGTATAACTTTTGCTCTGCGTCATTAATCATGCTGTTCCTCCTTGCTGAAACGCTGCGTTCATTGATTCTATTCTTCCACGTATGTAATCACTTCATGTAGCTGTAATCCATACGTTTGACATAACCGATTTACAATCTCTAGTGATACATTCCCATCATACCATATGCGATTCGCTGTATCTTTTGAAATGTTAGCCTCTTGCAGCAGATCAAACCGACTTTTCTTCGACTTCGACGTGCCGAGCGTATTATAAAAAGCCCGAAAGGGCTCAAATGTAATCACAAGCATTCACTCACTTTTCTTCATAATGCTTTCACTATACCGAATTCAAGCACATCCGACTATGAAAGTGAATTTTTGACTGATATACCAGTCAAAAAGTGTGGTATTATATCCAGACTGACTGGTATATCAGTCAGAATATGAGTGCGATAGAAAGAGTGACCCCATGATTCAGATTCATTTATCTCCTACCGATCAACAGATGGAGCAGCAGTATGACTTAACCTCGATGCAGCCGCTGGAGCGATTAGAGGTAGTGAAGCAGCTGATCCACACTATAGTCATCGATGGCGGTTCTCTGGATGAGCTGCTGATCCATTACATAGACCGATTAAAGCAACATTATCAGTTTTATAGTGAAGAAGGAGCAACCCATTCGGATCTACAGATCGAGCCCGGTATCCATTTCGCTGCCCCGGCTCCAAAGCCCAAAATCCTGCTGCAGCAGATCCATAATGCAGATAAAGCGTGGACCGGCATCCTTTTTTCACACGATAACAAACGTCCGCGTTACCAAACGTATTACCGGTGTGAGTGTGGGAACAGTGAAACCACTTATGTCTATGAACGAACCAAATCTCTTCCCTGTAGAAATTGTCAAAAACGGATCTGCATTGAACCTGCTACAAACAAAGGGGTGCCCAAAAGGAAAGAAGATCTACAGCCATACCGTGATACCTTCGGGAATTACTATGTTGGTGGTCTTCAGATAGAAGAAAAGAATTAAATAACGCATATATGCACTTATTTAAAAATAATTAGTGCATATATGCGTTATTTATGTTATAATAGATTTAGGAGGTGAGGGAGTGAGTTGGATCGATGAAATGTCTACGGAAGAATTTCTGCTGACGATAAAACATTATATTGAAATCGGCAAGAAACAATTCATCCGGCGCAAAGGTCGAAACTATCGACAAGATTTAATCACGCTAGGAATTTATAGCATTGACGAGGTTTGGGAAGAAATTTTAAAGCTTCGGGTACGAGATGAATACAAACCACGAGAGCTCGACAGAGAATATCCCGACACACCGGTCTTCTTCTTCAAAAAAGAGTTGAATGGGAAAACAGCGTACATCAAATTAAAGTTCATGGCTGGACGCGGAGCGATTTGCTTATCGTTTCATCCAAGCGAGTAACAAGTAGCGAGTACATAACGGGAGTGTCTTCACTCCCTTATGCACCGCCCTAACAGCGGTGCCCTAAAGGAACTAGATAAATGACAAAATGAAGGATGTGACGATCAATTGATGAACATGTATTGTGATACCTGTCAACAAGATGTGGAACCTGTAAAAACAGAAACACAGCTGACCTATAATGTACGTGGTAAAGAAGTAACGTTTTTGGCTCAACAGCTGGTTTGTCCCGTATGTGAAAGTGAAATCGCCAATGATGAAGAAGATAATCGCATACTGAAAACGGCACAGCTGCAATATCGCCTGCAGCATGGCATGACCGGTGAGGAGATCCGGCAGGTTCGTCAGCAGTATACCAATGGCAAACAACCGATGAGCCGTGAACTGTTTTCCCAGCTTATCAATATCAGCAAAAGCGCTCTGCAAAAAAATGAGGATGAGGTAAATACTCCCTCCAAACAATTGCTCCGAGTCTATGCCGATCTGGAACTGCAGCCAGAGCTGATTGTTCATTACTTTAAGCTGCAGGAGCGTCATATGAGTGCCAAGGATGTGGAGAAAGTCCGGACGTTCTTGAATCCTTATCTGCAGCAAGCACAAAGCACAGAGCAGCTGCTGTCGGATCATTACGCGCCTTTTGCCTTGACGGAGCAAAGCGGATATACCCGCTTGAATGTGGAGAAACTCAAGCAAATGGTTCTATACTTCACCCGGCGCGGACCGGTGCAGCATCAGCTGGGCATTATGCTCTGGCTGGCAGATATGCGCTACTTTAGCCAGGAGACGGTCGGCATCAGCGGACTACCGTATACACGGACATCGGTAGGACCGGCGCCGCTGGATTACCGGTTGCTGCTGGCACACCTGGAACACGCAGGTATCATTCGCATCGATGAAACTGCCGATCATAACGGCTGGAGTGTCCAGCATGTGTTCCCGGAAGGCGTGTACGATAAGGATCTACTCGCTGAAGACGAATGGGAAGTGATCCGGTGGGTGGACGAAGAGCTGCTGTATACCAGTTATGGGGAGCTGCAGAACCGGCTGACGCAATGGGTGCCCGCTGCTTGGAAACATGCCCCCCTGCTGCAGCCGGTGAGCTATAAAGTGGCCATGGAGTTACCTGCAGGTCTGGCGGCAGCCTCTACGGAGGGTGTGAGCAACCATCCTTCTGCGGACCACGCTACTAAAGCACGATCCGGAAACACTGCGATGACGTATTACATGAATATTCAAACCGGTGAGCTGCGTACACAAACAGAGTTTACAGGGAATATCGATTATTCGGATTGGATCAACATTCCATTTTATGACTATGTGGGCTTGGCGAAGGCAGAAAAAGAGCATGGCCAGCCAAGCGCTGATTATATGGATCTGGTTCGCTCGGTCTACCGGCGTTCGCAAGAAGACGGGGAGGAATAAGATGGGGGATTATACGGGGATCCGCTGCAAAGTAGTCTTAAAGCCTGCTTTTATTCCTTGGATCACCACATTGGTTGACGGAGATGGGAAGTGGAGCGATCTTGGGTTTGCTGCTACAGATCATCTGGCGCAGCTGAGCCGCGGAACCGAACTGGGCAAAAACGAGATCGGTAGTGCCTATATGCCTGAAGAATGGACCACGCCTGACGCCCAGGCTGCCTGCTGCAATCGGGTAGAGCAGGGGATATGGACATTTCAAATGGATCTTAAAGAGGAAGAGGATGAAGTAGATTGGTTTATCCAGCAGGTGATTCCGCTGATTGCTGAAAAGACGCTGTGGCTTGAAGTATTCCGCGCGTATGAGCCGTATACGCACAGCACGCTATACACCTATGCCCAAGAAGCGTGGAGCCTATCCACGGGGCCGCAGTACCGCTGGCAGGGAGCAGAAGATCCCTTTGCGATCAGCAATGAAAACGAACTGAAAAACGGTTATGTATGAAGCCATTTCAATATACGATTCGCGCTGACAATCGCGGTACCGGTCAGCTGCCGGCTCACTGGTTTTGCTATCCGGATGAAGCTTCTTCGACATCGGCCTGGCTGCAGCTGATCCAGCAAAGCGGGATCTGGTATCCCCATTCTTTCCAACTGCAGTTGTACGAGGGCGACCGGCTGCTGAATACAGCGCAGTGCGGCTACATCGATCTTTTCCTGCACCGGGAACGAATGGGGCTATCGTTTACGCCGCAGGCTGCCGGCACGGAACTGAGTCTGTATGTCGTGCATGCGGATCTGCAGGGCGAGTATTACCGCTTTGTTTCTCTGGATCGTCCGCCGCTTTCCATCCTGGCTTGTCATGAGGTCGACCAGGTCCGTATCCGCCTGGAGGCAGACGGCTGGCATTTTGCACCTGGCTCTGCAGAAGTACATCCGATCGAAAGTCTGCTGATCGAGGCAAAACACACCGTTCGGATCATCGAATGGTAGTCTATTCCCCTATTGCGTCAAGCCCTTTAAGGTGCTTGGCGCTTTTTTGTGAGCCCAAAGCCCTGAAAAATCGTGTCCATAAAGTACGTTTAACATTTGCCAAATCCCATTCAAGCGGTTGTTCATCGTATATCCTAAAGAGATGGCACAAATAAATGGAGGATAGCGATGAACGGAGAAAAGTGGGACCAATGGATTGTACAATTCTTAAAATGGACAGAGGAACGATTTAGGATCGCTCACCAGATCCTGTGGAACGCCTTCCTGATCGTATCGATCATACTTGCTGTACTTGGGCTACTGCTAGACCTTGTAATTAAAGTGACTTCCTTGGTGTATCTATTTTTCTGAATCCATTCAAAAAAACGACTTCCATGATGGGAGTCGTTTTTTATATCAGCGCTATTAGGTTCTACTTTGGATACTGCTTCCTACGTACTCCCTTATTCAGAGGGCTCGTCAGGGATGATTTCAAAAAGCTGATGAAAGCTTTCCAGCTCGAACAGCTCATACAGTTTTTCAATATGCTCGGCCTTAAATGTGATGGCAGTGCCGTTATTGTAATCCCGTAGTGTGTTATATCGAATCCCTGCAATAGAACCGAGTTGATTCAGGTTCCCCATCCGCTTAAATTCTGTTTCTATCAGTTCGGTTAATCTCATGCGAACCGCCATTTTTCATCACCCGTACTGATCATACGTTATCAAAGTGCTCTCTTGCAAGCCTTTCTCGTCAATCATAAACGAATTATGATCATTTAATAGTCATTATTTGACTAAAATATAGTCATAATTCGTTGACTTCGGATTCAAACAGGGGTATATTTATATAGGTAGAAACGAAGTCAACCATTCAAAGATTGCGAGGCCATTTGAAAGTATGAATTGTGAAATCATGATCGAAACGCAGCTGGAAAGAGGGCAGCAGGACGAGCTGCTGCCGCTGGATCAGTACGACAAGGTACTAATCGCCGAATCCGCTGGAAAAGACTCTATGGCCTGCCTGTTCCATATGCTGGATCTGGGTATTCCCAAGGAAAAAATCGAGCTGTGGCACCAATCCATCGATGGGGGAGGGGAGCAGCATACCGAATTTCTGGACTGGCCCGTGACCGAAAGCTATATCGAAGCAGTCGGGCAGTTGTATGGTATCAAAACCACCTACCAGTGGCGATCCCACGGGATCTACGGGGAACTGCTCCGGCAGGACTCGTTGACCGGGGATGTCTACCATCTGGAAGACGGCGAAATCCGGCACTGGCCCACCACAAGGGGCAAGCGCTCGACGCGCCGCCGCTGGCCGGCCATGTCGGCGGATCTGCGCACCCGCTGGTGCTCAGCGTACGCGAAGATTGATGTGTTTGCCCGGGTACTGAGTAATCATCCAGACTACCAGGGCAGCAAAGAAAAGCCGCTGAATATCCTGGTCGTCAGCGGCGAGCGGCGAGAAGAATCCGCCAACCGCGCCCGGTACCATGAAGTGGAGCTGCATCGATGCAGCAATAAAAAACGCCGGGTCCACGCCTGGCGCCCGGTGATCGACTGGTCCGAGCGCCAAATCTGGGATGTGTATGAAAAACGCCGCTTCCTACCGCACCCAGCGTACCTGCTGGGCTGGAACCGCACCAGCTGCTTTGGCTGTATCTTCTCAACAGCAGATCTGTGGGCGATGATGCGCGAAATTGCGCCGGATCGCTTTGATCGGCTCGTTCGGATGGAGAAAGAGCTGCAGCACACTATCGATCCCAAATGGACGCTGGAAGAAAAAGCGAATCTGGGGTCGTTAAAACGACTGCCGACTGATGCCCGGCTGAGTCGCTGGGTGGAGCTCGCTTTAAACCGCAGCTTTGTAGCCAGTGATCTGATCATGGAAGCCTGGGAGCTTCCGGCAGGAGCGATGCGAGGCGCGGCAGGCGGTCCGGGATAATGAAGAAGTTAAAGCGCTTAAAGATAGAAACGAAAGGAATGTACCACGTGAAAAACGCTTATGTTGTACGTCAGCTGGATCGCGGTGTGGCTACCGCGGTGCGGCAGTATCTGCAGCGCCTGTACCGGCACACTGCCTTTTATATTCAGCCTACGGTCGATCCGGGTGTGATCCGGATCGAGTGGGTAGACGGTCCGCTCGAAGATGATCTTCAATCCTGTATTCAATTTTTCAAAGGATCGAAGTTTTTGCATAAAGGAAAGATTGGGTATGATCGCACCTATACATTGGATCATACGACGTATGAAACCAGTAATATCATTCAGTTTGAATGTCGCCGCAGCTATTCACCTGAGCGCAAAAGACTGCTGCGAAAGTGTGTAGAGGAGTTTATCGGCCCGTGCACATCGGAACTGCAGTACGTACATATGGAGCACGATTTATTCCATATCCACGTGTTGGATGCATGCGGGCTGCAGCGTAGCGATATTGAAACGGCCTGGTTTACGGAAAGACAATAAGGAAGGCGAGGAGCAGGGGCTGCTGCCGATCGGCAGCTTGATCGCTCTGCTCACTCGGCACTATCCATATATATTTCTTCAAACAACGAATTAATAAACGTTAAATCAAGGAGGAACCGATTTGGCTCCATTTAAAGTAAACACGCAGAAAACGATCGCTCTTTTGTTCGGAGGAATTGGCGGTGCCACCCTGGGCTATATGAGTTCTCGGGTCGAGTACGGCGGTCACATCCATTCCTTTAACGTTCTATGCTCGATCGACAGTGATCCTGTCGCATGCATGAATCATGATCTAATCACCGGCGAACCGACCTCCGTATGCATGGATCTGTTTAAACGCTGGCAGTACACGGCCTGGCACGGCTGCGCTCCGCCGCCCGAATGGCAGGAAGTCACGCCTGCAGATCTATGGAAAGCTTTTCAGTATCAGGTCCCGGACTTCTTGTTCAGCTCACCGCCCTGTAAGGGGCTGAGCGGGCTGCTGCCCAACGAGAAAGCCAAGTCAGACAAATACCAGGCGCTCAACTATTTGACCGTTCACGGGCTGGAACTGGCGCTTCGGGCCTGCGATGAATACGGCGGCAAGGTACCCGGCGTGATCCAGCTCGAGAATGTACCGCGGATTACCACAAGAGGCGCGTCGCTGCTGAAACAAATCAAAAAGCTGCTGATCAAGTACGGCTATGCCGTCAGTATCCGTCCGGATCACAACCTGGGCGAAATCGGCGGGCTGGGACAGAACCGGGTTCGCTTCCTGATCATGGCCCGGCACGAAACCCAGGTCCCGAACTTTATTGAGTATCCGGAGAAAAAACCGCTGCGCTCGATCGGCGACGTTCTCAAAGACCTGCCGTAT
The DNA window shown above is from Paenibacillus bovis and carries:
- the spo0A gene encoding sporulation transcription factor Spo0A, with protein sequence MIRIMMADDNRDFVEMLSDYINGQPDMEIIGIGANGEDILQKLAFEAEDPPDVLLLDVIMPHLDGLGVLERLPELDLQPVPQIIMLTAFGQEHITQRAVELGAAYYMLKPFELNVLGSRIRQLVGNQKAVETAERAAAKKAAAGKKRKPPVNIDAEITSLLNEIGVPPHLKGFHYLRDAIHLVYHNIEMLGAITKLLYPQIAEKYHSTPSRIERGIRHSIEVSWTRGKREAIIDLFGYERKLKKTKPTNSEFIAVVADQLRVQHGKI
- a CDS encoding helix-turn-helix domain-containing protein; the encoded protein is MLVITFEPFRAFYNTLGTSKSKKSRFDLLQEANISKDTANRIWYDGNVSLEIVNRLCQTYGLQLHEVITYVEE
- a CDS encoding phosphoadenosine phosphosulfate reductase family protein yields the protein MNCEIMIETQLERGQQDELLPLDQYDKVLIAESAGKDSMACLFHMLDLGIPKEKIELWHQSIDGGGEQHTEFLDWPVTESYIEAVGQLYGIKTTYQWRSHGIYGELLRQDSLTGDVYHLEDGEIRHWPTTRGKRSTRRRWPAMSADLRTRWCSAYAKIDVFARVLSNHPDYQGSKEKPLNILVVSGERREESANRARYHEVELHRCSNKKRRVHAWRPVIDWSERQIWDVYEKRRFLPHPAYLLGWNRTSCFGCIFSTADLWAMMREIAPDRFDRLVRMEKELQHTIDPKWTLEEKANLGSLKRLPTDARLSRWVELALNRSFVASDLIMEAWELPAGAMRGAAGGPG